From Chitinivibrionia bacterium, one genomic window encodes:
- a CDS encoding HAD hydrolase-like protein, with amino-acid sequence MENEKWVIFDFDGTISETTDALVKLWNENVAKKYKLKVIANEELLALRDMTAAEKIAYLKIPFYKLPFVISAARKGFLKHMGNFAVYSGLKAVCEKFIEKGCKLAIISSNKEENIRKYLSKNNFELFSEVYCDKGRSLFVKHKTIKKFLAEHEIARENIVYIGDESRDVVACKKAGVEVVSVSWGWDSREVLELINPHHLADTPDELYKKVVEILNLE; translated from the coding sequence GTGGAAAACGAGAAGTGGGTAATTTTTGACTTTGACGGAACTATTTCCGAAACAACCGACGCTTTGGTAAAACTTTGGAACGAAAATGTTGCTAAAAAGTATAAACTTAAAGTAATCGCCAATGAAGAATTGCTTGCTCTGCGCGATATGACGGCGGCGGAAAAAATCGCTTACCTCAAAATTCCTTTTTACAAATTACCGTTTGTAATAAGCGCGGCGCGTAAAGGCTTCTTAAAACACATGGGTAATTTTGCCGTATATTCGGGACTGAAAGCGGTCTGCGAAAAATTTATAGAAAAAGGTTGCAAACTTGCAATAATTTCGAGCAACAAAGAAGAAAATATACGAAAATATCTGTCTAAAAACAATTTTGAACTTTTTTCGGAGGTTTATTGCGACAAAGGGCGTTCGCTTTTTGTGAAGCACAAAACAATCAAAAAGTTTTTAGCCGAACACGAAATAGCTCGTGAAAACATTGTCTATATCGGCGACGAAAGCAGAGACGTAGTCGCTTGCAAAAAGGCGGGTGTTGAAGTTGTTTCGGTCTCGTGGGGTTGGGATTCGCGCGAGGTTTTAGAATTGATAAACCCGCACCATTTAGCAGATACTCCCGATGAATTATACAAAAAAGTTGTAGAAATACTGAATTTGGAGTAG
- a CDS encoding T9SS type A sorting domain-containing protein: MSMLKKQNIRRAWQRSRLAALALFFIASTAFARPTVFPSPLPPTGNASNVRQIVSFIWDDNAYSGITGTNYEGPSTTNFQTINWVGGVRVEGDWAPGGPNELSIYEGDMGMSWAAYALSGVTVDRNPIPQWTPLRDNWNTPMRVIFEGQIWEAMGWMGAGSSPATHPWTQEQSWTGWRLVGPIPGPVRTRNNPDGSPITMTFNVISGLFTPTSPVNWQSRESRFGYFVPNDAFYPVGTGQDARHSRVAVAWGREHAIFNTREAMLNRNMALHFAGGEIDAIFRRAINLGHEIGNHTIDHMETNSPLPLSAGNPYRRPNMGQAFVDGFERWGGEGMAAGGRMTGITMPDGQEMIIDQVAHFGQREGNSWQYMGWENQAGRALSVNGWKGLIELGEEELLLAFPNDLRSQDVVGFRAPRLEVNSNLQHALRQLGYLFDTGLEEGYEYNVDGSNFLWPYTICNGSPNVAWQRAVGSNRSNWDSLPTGLWQYPVSVFIVPENHRQAIWNNYVAITTGAVDGTTPTEADRNQFLQQGRITGFDFNLFILWGATRQIATATLNHSLAMRMSGGRAPFQIGSHTDYFTPIYDYATLLNGLNASSYGLNVTNGWNTWRDRIAVYEDFVNHGLAQGAYFLSGRQTIEYVAGLAAQVRVGSQATTVPANSWQFFNHGAAGSASLVQAGTLDNGLEISVNQAANNLDAIVTGFTAPATIPVGTTHISLNYSITAPITIRLLTGQDIDNQYPFEVTLSNLNGFNNWNDNNNINRNRWIASGQIPLHAFQRQQYVGLTDNLATRTAWMGLNPPTEEFLRTVTAIEIRVQKPLAGQFSWRSNHSNYAQLIQRVRAQRNYIAVRDFTFHHGATTLSLGEAEVNDGRGGGNPSGLASTPVRNSMPRTAIMGMTANNLNLSIARAGVYNVDIITANGRVVQSFRDVNLTAGVNSLPLGRMATGMYMIRIHNQNFNTTLRSMLR, encoded by the coding sequence ATGTCTATGCTTAAAAAACAAAACATTCGGCGCGCTTGGCAGCGCTCGCGCTTGGCAGCGCTCGCGCTTTTCTTTATCGCATCAACGGCGTTTGCAAGACCGACGGTGTTTCCGTCGCCGTTGCCGCCGACGGGTAATGCGTCGAACGTAAGACAAATAGTGTCGTTCATTTGGGATGACAATGCGTATTCTGGAATCACGGGAACGAACTACGAAGGACCGAGTACTACTAATTTTCAGACGATTAACTGGGTTGGTGGTGTTCGTGTTGAGGGAGATTGGGCTCCTGGCGGTCCGAATGAATTAAGTATTTATGAAGGCGATATGGGAATGTCGTGGGCGGCTTATGCTTTATCGGGAGTTACTGTTGACAGAAATCCTATTCCACAATGGACTCCGCTGAGAGATAACTGGAATACTCCTATGCGCGTTATATTTGAAGGGCAGATTTGGGAAGCAATGGGTTGGATGGGCGCGGGGTCTTCGCCTGCAACTCATCCTTGGACACAAGAACAATCGTGGACTGGTTGGCGTTTAGTCGGTCCTATACCTGGTCCTGTAAGAACAAGAAATAACCCTGACGGTTCTCCGATTACTATGACATTTAACGTTATATCGGGTTTATTTACTCCGACATCTCCCGTAAATTGGCAATCAAGAGAGTCGAGGTTCGGGTATTTCGTTCCTAACGATGCGTTTTATCCGGTGGGAACAGGGCAAGATGCGCGCCACAGCAGAGTTGCGGTCGCTTGGGGAAGAGAGCACGCAATATTTAACACAAGAGAAGCTATGTTGAACAGAAATATGGCGTTGCATTTTGCAGGCGGAGAAATCGATGCTATATTCAGAAGAGCGATTAATTTAGGACACGAAATCGGCAACCACACCATTGACCACATGGAGACTAATTCGCCGTTGCCTCTCAGTGCGGGAAATCCATACAGAAGACCTAATATGGGGCAAGCGTTTGTTGACGGCTTCGAACGTTGGGGCGGCGAAGGTATGGCTGCAGGTGGAAGAATGACAGGTATAACAATGCCCGACGGACAAGAGATGATTATCGACCAAGTTGCACATTTCGGACAAAGAGAAGGTAATTCTTGGCAGTATATGGGTTGGGAAAATCAAGCAGGACGTGCGCTTTCCGTTAACGGTTGGAAAGGACTTATTGAACTCGGTGAAGAGGAATTATTGCTTGCTTTCCCGAACGATCTACGTTCTCAAGACGTTGTCGGTTTCAGAGCGCCTCGCCTCGAAGTAAACTCAAATTTGCAACACGCTCTCAGACAGTTGGGTTATTTGTTTGACACAGGTCTCGAAGAAGGCTATGAATACAATGTTGACGGCTCGAATTTCCTTTGGCCCTATACAATTTGTAATGGCTCGCCCAACGTTGCTTGGCAACGCGCGGTCGGCTCCAACCGAAGCAATTGGGACTCTTTGCCTACGGGGTTGTGGCAGTATCCTGTTTCGGTTTTCATAGTTCCCGAAAACCATCGTCAAGCAATCTGGAACAACTACGTCGCGATAACCACAGGCGCTGTGGACGGAACAACTCCGACTGAAGCCGACAGAAATCAATTCTTGCAACAGGGACGTATTACTGGCTTCGATTTTAACTTGTTTATCTTGTGGGGAGCGACCAGACAAATTGCAACGGCAACTTTAAATCATAGTTTGGCTATGCGTATGAGCGGCGGACGTGCGCCGTTTCAAATCGGTTCGCACACCGACTACTTTACGCCTATCTATGACTACGCAACTCTGCTTAACGGTTTAAATGCGTCGTCTTACGGCTTAAACGTTACTAACGGTTGGAATACTTGGAGAGACAGAATTGCGGTTTATGAAGACTTTGTTAATCACGGTCTTGCGCAGGGTGCGTATTTCTTGTCGGGTCGTCAGACAATCGAGTATGTTGCAGGACTTGCGGCGCAGGTAAGAGTAGGTTCGCAGGCGACTACAGTTCCCGCAAACAGTTGGCAGTTCTTTAATCACGGAGCAGCAGGAAGTGCCTCGCTTGTTCAAGCGGGAACGCTCGATAACGGTCTTGAAATCAGTGTCAACCAAGCCGCAAACAACCTTGACGCTATCGTAACAGGATTTACGGCGCCTGCGACAATACCTGTGGGAACAACGCACATTTCGCTCAATTATTCCATTACCGCGCCGATAACCATTCGCCTGTTGACCGGACAGGATATTGATAACCAATACCCGTTTGAGGTCACATTGAGCAATTTGAACGGCTTCAATAATTGGAATGATAACAACAACATCAATCGGAACAGATGGATTGCCAGCGGACAAATCCCGTTGCACGCTTTCCAAAGACAGCAGTATGTCGGTTTGACTGATAATTTGGCGACCCGAACCGCTTGGATGGGCTTGAACCCGCCGACAGAAGAATTTTTGCGGACTGTTACTGCGATTGAAATCCGCGTCCAAAAACCTCTTGCAGGTCAATTTTCTTGGAGAAGCAACCATAGTAATTACGCACAGTTGATACAACGCGTCAGAGCTCAGCGCAACTACATTGCTGTTCGTGATTTTACTTTCCACCACGGTGCAACGACTTTGTCGCTCGGTGAAGCAGAGGTTAATGATGGTCGCGGCGGCGGTAATCCTTCGGGACTTGCATCGACACCTGTTCGCAATAGTATGCCTCGCACCGCAATTATGGGAATGACGGCAAACAATCTCAATTTGAGTATTGCAAGAGCGGGCGTTTACAATGTTGATATTATTACGGCGAACGGTCGTGTGGTGCAATCGTTCAGAGACGTTAATCTTACAGCGGGTGTAAACAGCCTTCCGCTTGGCAGAATGGCGACGGGAATGTATATGATTCGTATTCACAATCAAAACTTTAACACTACATTGCGTTCAATGTTGAGGTAA